The Roseomonas marmotae genome segment TTCGCAGGGGCTCGGCATGGGCACCACCCGCATTCTGCTGAAGCACGTCATTCCGAATGCGATGCCGCCGGTCATCGTCGTGGCCACGGTCAGCGCGGCGACAGCCATCCTGGCAGAAGCCGGGCTGAGCTTCCTGGGGCTCGGCGTGCAGCCACCTACCCCGACCTGGGGCAACGTCATCTCCGAAGGCCAGACGGCGATCGCGTCCAATCCGCTCATCTCGCTGTCCGCCGGCGCCTGCATTGCCGTGACGGTGATCGCGCTCAACCTGCTGGGCGACGGGCTGCGCGATACGCTCGACCCGCAGATGCGACGCAACACCGGGAAGATCATCTGATGGCCCAGAAGCCTGCACTGGAGATCCGCAACCTCCGCACCGCCTTTCCCGGTGAGAACGGCCCGATCCATCTTGTGAATGACGTGTCACTGAGCGTGAAGGCAGGCGAGACCCTCGCCATCGTCGGTGAGTCCGGCTCGGGCAAGACGATGACCTTCCTCTCCGCCGTCGGACTGGTCCCGCCTCCCGGACGGGTCATAGGAGGGGAGGTTCTTCTGGACGGAACTGATCTGCTCAAGCTCGATCCGGCGGCGCTGCGCCGCTTCCGTGGCCCGCGCATCGCCATGGTGTTCCAGGATCCGCTGACCGGCCTCAACCCTGTCTTTCCGATCGGCGAACAGCTTGTCGAGGTCCTGCGCGCGCACATGCCAACGGATCGGCAGACGGCACGCCGACGCGCCATCCAGTTGCTGGATCGCGTGCAGATCCCTTCCGCCAGGCAGCGCTTCGGGGAGTATCCGCACCAGTTCTCAGGCGGCATGCGCCAGCGCGTGCTGATCGCGATGGCCATCGCGCTCAACCCCTCGGTGCTCATCGCCGATGAGCCGACGACAGCGCTTGACGTCAGTGTTCAGGCTCAGGTCCTGGAATTGCTCGCCGACCTGCAGCGTGAATTCTCCATGGCACTGGTGCTGATCACGCACGACCTTGGCGTGGTGGCGCGGCATGCCACGCGCATGGCGGTCATGTATGGTGGCCGCATTGTCGAATCCGGCGCCATCGACAAGGTCTACGCCCGTAGCGCGCACCCCTATACCGAAGCGCTGTTTCGCAGCCTGCCGCGCCTCGACACTCTTGCCGGCAGCGACCTTTCCCCCATCGAGGGACAACCGCCCGATCCGGCGGCCATGCCCGCAGGCTGCGCTTTCGAACCCCGTTGCTTCCTAGGCCACGGAAGGCCCATCTGCGGATCGGAAAGGCCTCCACTCCAACCGCTTGATCCAGATGGCCTGCATCTCAGCGCTTGCCATTTCCGTGATGAATTGGAACGCGTGGCATGACCCTGTTGCAGAACGCGGAGTTGCTCCGCGTGGACCGCGTGAGCAAGGTCTTCGGTGGCCACAAGGGGATCCTTGGCGGGTCAAAGCCGCTGTTGCGGGCGGTGGACTCGGTGTCCTTCAATCTGGATCGGGGTGAGACGCTGGGCCTGGTCGGTGAGTCCGGCAGTGGCAAAAGTACCCTCGGTCGCCTGGTGTTGAGGCTGCTGGACAGCAGTGACGGCAGCATCACTTTCGAGGGTAAGGAGATCTCGACGCTGTCGCCCCGTGCCGTACGCGGGTTGCGGCAGCGGATGCAGATGGTGTTCCAGGACCCCTATGGCTCGCTGGACCCGAGGATGACGGCGGGCGATATCATCGCCGAGCCGCTGCTGGTCCACGGCACGCCGAAGCATGAAATCGGGGGCCTGGTGCGCGATGCCATGCGTCAGGTCGGCCTTTCCGTTGCCATGGCCTCTCGCTACCCTCACGAGTTCTCTGGCGGACAGCGGCAGCGGATCGGCATTGCACGGGCCATTGTGCTGCGCCCCTCCCTTCTGGTGCTGGATGAGCCTGTCTCGGCGCTCGATGTCTCGGTTCAGGCGCAAATTCTGAACCTGCTCCGGGACCTGCAACGGAAGCTCGGTCTTGCCTACTTGTTCATCGCACATGACCTCTCGGTAGTACGGCATGTCAGCGATCGCGTCGCCGTCATGTATCTCGGCCGGATCATCGAGATCGCGGCACGAGACCATCTCTATGAGAACCCGCGCCATCCCTACACTATTTCGCTGTTGTCGGCCGTTCCAGTGGCTGACCCGGTCAAGGAGCGCTCACGCACGCGCATCCTGATGCATGGCGAGATCGGCAGCGCCGCGGCCATGCCAACCGGGTGCAGCTTCCACAAACGCTGTTTCCGTGCGCGGCTGATCAGCGCACGCCCGGGCGTGGAACCCACAGTGACGTCTGACGGCGGCACTGTGCCCCGCATTTGTGCAAGTGAGGTCCCGGCGCTGCGCGCGCAGCCTGGCCGCACCCATGCCGTGGCCTGCCACTTTGCCGACGATACCCCGCCACCTTCCGTGGAGCATTGACATGAGCGCCAGTCGTGAGAGCAATTATCAGGGTGTCTTTGACAGCCGCACCGGCTTCGGCGACAGGCCAGCCGTGATCGTCATCGACTTCATCCTGGCCTATACGACGCCTCGCAGCGCCTTCTATGCACCCGGCGTGGTATCCGCTGTGGCGGAGACAGCCGCCCTGCTTCAAGCCGCCCGCGCTGCCTCGGTGCCGATCATCTACACCAAGGTCCTGTATCATCCCAACGGACAGGATGGCGGATGGTTCGTCCGCAAAGTTCCGGCTCTGCGCCAGCTCGTCGCTGGCGAACCCCTGGCTGAGATTGATCCGAAGGTGCAGCCGGCTGCTTCTGATGTCGTGCTGGTCAAGCAGTATCCAAGCCCGTTCTTCGGAACGCCTCTGGCCTCCATGCTGACAGCGATGGGTGTCGATACGCTGATCCTGACGGGCTGCTCTACAAGCGGCTGCGTGCGCGCGGGGGCCATCGACGGCATTCAGCACGGCTTCCGGGTGGTCATTCCACAGGAATGCGTGGGCGATCGGCATGATGGCCCCCATGACGCCAATCTGTTCGACATGAATGCGAAATACGCCGACGTCCTGCCGCGGGAGACGGTGATCTCCTATTTTGCCCGGCTGGGAAAGAACGGCGCCAAGGAGGATTAGCCATGAATGACATCGCGACACCGCATGACGATATGATCCGCGTCTATTGGATGACAGGCTGCTCCAGCTGTCTGCGGACGAAGGAATTCCTCACCCGCCATGGTGTGCCCTTCGTCTCGCGCAACGTGCTGGAGGATGACGGAGCCTATGACGAGCTGGCCATCTTTGGCCTGCGCCAGGTGCCTATCGTCACCCGCGGAGGGCGTTACGCCAATGGGCAGGTGCTGCGCGACGTGGCGGCCCTGGCAGGCATTCACTGGGGGGACGCCAAGATCCTGCCCGTGAAGGAGCTGCAGACCCGACAGGATATTATTCTCTCCACGGCGGAGAGATTGCTTTCGCAGCTGCCTGAGGACGCGCTGCAGCGTCATCTGCCGAACCGCCCCCGCAGCTATGCCGATCTGGCCTTCCACATCTTTAACATTCCCGATGCCTTCCTGGAGCATGAGGCAGGACAGCCGCTTACCTTCGACTCGTATATGCGGGTGCCAGGGCCTGATATGCAAAGCAGGGAGGCCCTGCTGAATTATGGGCGCGATGTCCGCCAGCGGTTGACGGAGTGGTTCGCCGCCCATGGGGACAAGCGGGATTGGTCGGCGCCGGCGGATGTCTATTACGGCGAACAGACCCTGCACGAATATCTGGAGCGCACGACCTGGCATAGCTGTCAGCATGTGCGGCAACTCGCCTGGGTGCTGAGTGGCCTGGGAATCGAGCCGTCCCGGCCACTGGGCCGCGAGATTTTCGATGGCCTGCCCATGCCAGATAAGGTTTGGGACGACGAGAATGCCAAGGTCTGAGGAACGCCGCATGCCAGACCTGGAGTGGAATGACAGGCTTGAAGGCCAGTTTCGCGCGATGCTGGCGCTCTCCGGCCTGACAGTTCCGGAAGACCGGCTGGATGCCATGCGCGGCGCTTTCGCCGGCTGCCGCGAGATGGCCACCGTATTGGCCGAGCCGCTGCCCTATGAGGTGGAGCCGGCGCCGGCCATTCCGCCCTATCCTGTCCCCGCCGCGGAGGAGCGGCGATGAGCGCGCTGGAGCCTGGCTTCACCCTGGCCGAAGCGTCCCAGGCCATCAGCGAGGGCGCCTCGCCCCTCGCGATCACCCGGCAGTGCCTGGACCGCATCGCGGCGCTGGAGCCGGAACTGCACGCTTTCATCACGGTGACGGCCGACCGTGCCCTCGCCGCAGCGGAGCAGGCAGAGCGCGAGATCCGGAACGGGCGCAGGCGTGGCCCCCTGCACGGTATTCCCTATGCGCTCAAGGATCTGTTCGACGTCGCGGGACTTCGCACCACCGCGCATTCCCGCTTGTTACTCGACAACCTCGCCAGTGAGGATTCCGAGGTCACGCGCCGCCTGGAAGCGGCCGGAATGGTGCTGCTCGGCAAGCTGTCCACCCATGAATTCGCCCGGGGTGGGCCGACGGACCAGTTGCCTTTCCCGAACGCCCGCAACCCCTGGGCGACCGACCGCTTCGCCGGCGGGTCCAGCACTGGCTCGGCGGTTTCTGTCGCGGCAGGGATGGTGCCGCTGGCGATGGGCAGCGATACGGGCGGTTCGGTGCGGCTGCCCGCTGCCTATACCAATCTGGTGGGGCTGAAGCCGACCTATGGGCGGATCAGCCGGCGCGGCATGATACCGTTGAGCTTCGGGCTGGACCATGCCGGCACCCTGACGCGCAGCGTGGAGGATGCGGCGCTGGCACTCTCGGTGCTGGCCGGGCACGATCCGGCTGATCCCGGTTCCGCGGCGGTGCGGGTGGATGACTACCTTGCCGGCCTGAAGCGTGGAATCGCCGGGCTCCGTATCGGCTATGCGCGCGCTTTCAATGAGGAGTCGCTCGTCGGCCCTGAGCAGATGGCGGCGCTCGACGAGGCGGTTCGCGTGATGCACGATCTGGGTGCCACGGTGAAGGAGGTAGCGCTTCCCTCCCGTCGCCGGCTGGATGCCTGCACCTGGACCATCCTGCATGCCGAAGGCTTCGCCGTACATCAGCAGGATCTTCGTACGAGGGCGCAGGACTATGGCCGTGTGACGCGTGAGCGCCTGATGCTCGGTGCCTTCGTTACGGGCAGCGAGTATGTACAGGCTCAACGCCTACGCAGCGTGCTGCGGCGCGAAGTAGACGACGTGCTGCGCGACGTCGATGTCATCTTCTGCGCCAGCATCGCTGCCGAAGCACCGCTGGTCGCGGCTGTCGACGAAGGGCCCTGGCGCCGGGAGCATCCGATAACCGGCCCCTTCAATGCCACCGGTCACCCCGCCATGTCATTGCCTACTGGCTTCTCTGCCAATGGCATGCCGCTTTCGGGCCAGCTTATCGGCGCTCATTTTGACGAGGCGATGCTGTTCCGCCTCGGCTACGCCTACGAGCAGCAAGCGGAATGGTGGAAGCGCCGGCCGCCGGTCTGAAAGGCAGAAGGCCACGAAGGATGCGCCGAGAACAGACTTGGCGCATCCGGTGATCGGGCAAGCATCCAACCCTTTTGGGGCAGAGCCTTGGCCGTGCTGGCTTTGGGGCCTGATAGGCCCAGGACTCATGGATTCGCAACAGGCAATGTCTCGATCCGGTTGCACCAGTCCCATTCCAGCGGCTTCCTGTGGCGTCCCGGCCTGGAAGGGTACGGTGGGCGCATCTTGGCCTCTCCGCCCAGACCTTGCCCCTGCCCCGGCGTGAGAGGCGCCTGCGCCGGGCTCACCAGTCTCAACCGGCCGCAACGGGAACGGAAGCCAGCCGCTGCCGCAACGCCATGACGGCCGATTGCGGTGTCGTCAGCACCGGCAGGCCGGCTGGCACGGCGGCCCGCACGGCCGGCGCCGCCCGCGCCATGGAAAACTGGCCGATGACGATGGAATCCACCGCCGGTAAGGCTGCCGCCGCGCGGGCGATCAGCGCGTCATGCTCCTCCGGCCGCCCGGCCTGGAGCGCCGCCAGTGCCCCTTCCACCAGGCGCGCCTCAATGGTCAGGGGCTTGCCGACAGCCTCTCCCGCCGCCTTCAGCTCATCGGCCATCGAAGCGAGGGAGGGCGCGAAGCTCACCAGCAGGCCGATGCGGCCGCCATGCCCCAGCGCCTCGGCGAAGGCGCCCTCATTCGGCTTCAGGATCGGGATGCCGTGGCTCCGCCGCGCCGCCTCGATGGCGGGCGCGAAGGCGGAACAGGTGAAGAGGATGGCGTCGCTCCCCCCGCCTTCGGGCCCCGCCATGGCGGCATAATCCGTCAGGCTCCTGAAGCGACCCATCATCTTGGCGTCCAGCACGCCGCCCGCCGCCGCGTGATCCGCCGAGAGCGAGGAATCCAGCAGGTCGTGGGTCCGCGCTTCCGGCCAGTATTCAGCGAAGGCGGCATGGATCGGCGCCACGGATTCGCGCAGGGCATGGATCAGCATGATCCGGCTCGGCCGTATGGGCTGGCGCATGGCGTTCCTCTCCCTCGAATCGCGCGGGCAGGAGAATGCCGGCCATGCCCGGGCTCCGATATCCCCTTTATGCAGCGCGCCACAACCGCGGATACCTGGAGGCGCCGCAGCCCGCCCGGTCCTGGCGGAGGCTCAGTAGGGCGGGCCGTCCTTGTGCCGGTACCGCCAGCGGCCGTCCTCGCGCAGGGCCAGGAGATCGTCCAAGGGGTAGACGACCCCGTCCCCCTCGGTGCGGTCGCCCACCTCCAGGTAACGGACGGGCCCTGCCGAGCGGTTCTCCAGGTGATGCGCCGCGCCACCGGCCGGGAAACCGGCGCAGTACCCGGCCCGCAGCACCACCACCTCCTCCTCTCCGGAGACGAGCACGGCCTCCCCTTCCAGGATGAAGACGAACTCGTCCTGCTGGCTATGGGCGTGGTGCAGGGCGGAGACGGCGCCGGGTTCCAGCACCGTCAGGTTCACGCCGAAGTTCCGCAGCCCGAAGAGATCGCCCAGCGGACGCTTGACGCGCCCCGCCATCCTGGCGGCGAAGACCGCCGGATAGCTGGAGGAAATGCCGCGCTGCGGCGCCGTATCGGCCCTGATGGCCACGCGTTCCGTCATTCCGGCCTCCTGTGACATGGCTTCGCGACGCCTGAGGATGCGCCTCCGGCCGCCCTGATGGAAAGTCCCGGCCGGCGGCTCCGCGCAGGGACTGTACCGGCCGGCGCGCGGCACAGTTCCGGGGCCGCGCGCCGTGGATCCGCTTGCGGCGCGCCTCTCCGGCTCCGATGCTCGCGAAAGCCGCCCCGCGTCACCTCCTGCCCCGACTGGATGGACATCATGGCCCCTCACGCATCCTATCCGCTGTCCAGCCGCGCCCGGCATATGCGGGCCTCGGAAATCCGGGAACTGCTGAAGCTCGTGGACCGCCCTGGCATGATCTCCTTCGCCGGCGGAATTCCCGATCCCTCCCTCCTCGACCATACGGCCTTCCGCGCCGCCTACGACGCCATGCTGGCCGATGCCGCGACGGGCGCTTCCGCGCTGCAATACTCGGCGACGGAAGGCTACCTGCCCCTGCGCGGCTGGCTCGCGGAGCGGATGACCACGCGGGGCATCGCCTGCTCCGCCGAGAATATCCTGGTCACGCATGGCTCCCAGCAGGCGCTCGACCTGATCGGCAAGCTGTTCCTGGACCCCGGCGACAGGGTGGTGACGCAGGCGCCCACCTATCTCGGCGCCCTGCAAAGCTTCAGCGCCTTCGAGCCCGCCTTCGCGAACCTCCGCCACATCGCCGCCGGCGGCCCCGTGAAGCTGATCTACCTCGTCCCCGATTTCGCCAATCCGACAGGCCGGTGCATGGAGCTTTCCGAGCGTATCGCCGCGCTCGACCTGGCGGAGCGGCATGGTGCCATCATCGCCGAGGACGCCGCCTATACCGAGCTGCGCTACGAGGGGGAGGACCTTCCCCCGATCGCCGCGCTGGACCAGGCGCGGGTCGGCGGGATCGAGGAGGCCCGCACCCTCCACTGCGGCACCTTTTCCAAGACGCTCTCGCCGGGCCTGCGCCTGGGCTGGATCTGCGGGCCCGCCGCGCTGATCCACCGGCTGACGCTCATCAAGCAGGCCTCCGACCTGCATACGGCGACGGCGAACCAGCGGGCCATGCATGCCGTCGCCCTCTCCGGCTTCGATGCGCGGGTGGCGCGGGCGCGCCGGATCTACCGGCAGCGGCGGGACTGGATGCTGGAAGCGCTGGAGCGCCACGCGCCGCCCGGCGTGACCTGGACGCGCCCGCGCGGCGGCCTGTTCATCTGGCTCACCCTGCCCGCCGGCACCGACGCGGCGGCGCTGCTGCAAAAGGCCCTGGCGCGGAACATCGCCTTCGTCCCCGGCGGCGCCTTCTTCGCGGATGGCAGCGGCGCCAATACCCTGCGCCTGAGCTTCTCCCTGGCGGATGAGGCGAAATCCGCCGCAGGGATCGCGCGGCTCTGCGAACTCATCGCCGGGGAAGGCGCGCATGCGCGGCCGGAGGCGGTGTCCGGCACCGGCCGCGCCACGACTCACCAGCATCCCTGATCACGGAAGCCCCGCCCATGTCATCCACGGCCTCCGCCCCGCCGGCCACCCGCCTCACCCGCCATGCCCTCTTCGGCGTGGTCGCGGGCGGGCTGATCGTCAGCGCCGCCATGGGCGTGCGCCAGACCTTCGGGCTTTTCGTCGCGCCCTTCTCCTTCGACCACGGGCTGCCGGTCACGCTGATCGCCTTCGCCATCGCGCTGCACAACCTCGTCTGGGGCGTGGCGCAGCCCTTCGCGGGCGCGGCGGCCGACCGCTACGGCGCAGGGCCGGTGGTCGCCTTCGGCGCGCTGCTCTTCGCCGCCGGGCTGGCCGTCGCCGCCCTCTTTCCCACCGGCCCGATGCTGGTGCTGGGCCTGGGCCTGCTGGTGGGGGCGGGCATCAGCTGCACCAGCTTCGGCGTGGTGCTGACGGCGGTCAGCCGCGCCGTGCCGGCCGAGAAGCGCAGCATGGCCCTGGGCCTGTCCAGCGCCTGCGGCTCCCTCGGCCAGATGCTGCTGGTGCCGCTGGCGCAAGG includes the following:
- a CDS encoding DinB family protein — protein: MNDIATPHDDMIRVYWMTGCSSCLRTKEFLTRHGVPFVSRNVLEDDGAYDELAIFGLRQVPIVTRGGRYANGQVLRDVAALAGIHWGDAKILPVKELQTRQDIILSTAERLLSQLPEDALQRHLPNRPRSYADLAFHIFNIPDAFLEHEAGQPLTFDSYMRVPGPDMQSREALLNYGRDVRQRLTEWFAAHGDKRDWSAPADVYYGEQTLHEYLERTTWHSCQHVRQLAWVLSGLGIEPSRPLGREIFDGLPMPDKVWDDENAKV
- a CDS encoding isochorismatase family protein; translated protein: MSASRESNYQGVFDSRTGFGDRPAVIVIDFILAYTTPRSAFYAPGVVSAVAETAALLQAARAASVPIIYTKVLYHPNGQDGGWFVRKVPALRQLVAGEPLAEIDPKVQPAASDVVLVKQYPSPFFGTPLASMLTAMGVDTLILTGCSTSGCVRAGAIDGIQHGFRVVIPQECVGDRHDGPHDANLFDMNAKYADVLPRETVISYFARLGKNGAKED
- a CDS encoding ABC transporter ATP-binding protein; amino-acid sequence: MAQKPALEIRNLRTAFPGENGPIHLVNDVSLSVKAGETLAIVGESGSGKTMTFLSAVGLVPPPGRVIGGEVLLDGTDLLKLDPAALRRFRGPRIAMVFQDPLTGLNPVFPIGEQLVEVLRAHMPTDRQTARRRAIQLLDRVQIPSARQRFGEYPHQFSGGMRQRVLIAMAIALNPSVLIADEPTTALDVSVQAQVLELLADLQREFSMALVLITHDLGVVARHATRMAVMYGGRIVESGAIDKVYARSAHPYTEALFRSLPRLDTLAGSDLSPIEGQPPDPAAMPAGCAFEPRCFLGHGRPICGSERPPLQPLDPDGLHLSACHFRDELERVA
- a CDS encoding AtzG-like protein; amino-acid sequence: MPDLEWNDRLEGQFRAMLALSGLTVPEDRLDAMRGAFAGCREMATVLAEPLPYEVEPAPAIPPYPVPAAEERR
- a CDS encoding amidase translates to MSALEPGFTLAEASQAISEGASPLAITRQCLDRIAALEPELHAFITVTADRALAAAEQAEREIRNGRRRGPLHGIPYALKDLFDVAGLRTTAHSRLLLDNLASEDSEVTRRLEAAGMVLLGKLSTHEFARGGPTDQLPFPNARNPWATDRFAGGSSTGSAVSVAAGMVPLAMGSDTGGSVRLPAAYTNLVGLKPTYGRISRRGMIPLSFGLDHAGTLTRSVEDAALALSVLAGHDPADPGSAAVRVDDYLAGLKRGIAGLRIGYARAFNEESLVGPEQMAALDEAVRVMHDLGATVKEVALPSRRRLDACTWTILHAEGFAVHQQDLRTRAQDYGRVTRERLMLGAFVTGSEYVQAQRLRSVLRREVDDVLRDVDVIFCASIAAEAPLVAAVDEGPWRREHPITGPFNATGHPAMSLPTGFSANGMPLSGQLIGAHFDEAMLFRLGYAYEQQAEWWKRRPPV
- a CDS encoding aspartate/glutamate racemase family protein, with the protein product MRQPIRPSRIMLIHALRESVAPIHAAFAEYWPEARTHDLLDSSLSADHAAAGGVLDAKMMGRFRSLTDYAAMAGPEGGGSDAILFTCSAFAPAIEAARRSHGIPILKPNEGAFAEALGHGGRIGLLVSFAPSLASMADELKAAGEAVGKPLTIEARLVEGALAALQAGRPEEHDALIARAAAALPAVDSIVIGQFSMARAAPAVRAAVPAGLPVLTTPQSAVMALRQRLASVPVAAG
- a CDS encoding PLP-dependent aminotransferase family protein; its protein translation is MAPHASYPLSSRARHMRASEIRELLKLVDRPGMISFAGGIPDPSLLDHTAFRAAYDAMLADAATGASALQYSATEGYLPLRGWLAERMTTRGIACSAENILVTHGSQQALDLIGKLFLDPGDRVVTQAPTYLGALQSFSAFEPAFANLRHIAAGGPVKLIYLVPDFANPTGRCMELSERIAALDLAERHGAIIAEDAAYTELRYEGEDLPPIAALDQARVGGIEEARTLHCGTFSKTLSPGLRLGWICGPAALIHRLTLIKQASDLHTATANQRAMHAVALSGFDARVARARRIYRQRRDWMLEALERHAPPGVTWTRPRGGLFIWLTLPAGTDAAALLQKALARNIAFVPGGAFFADGSGANTLRLSFSLADEAKSAAGIARLCELIAGEGAHARPEAVSGTGRATTHQHP
- a CDS encoding ABC transporter ATP-binding protein, with product MTLLQNAELLRVDRVSKVFGGHKGILGGSKPLLRAVDSVSFNLDRGETLGLVGESGSGKSTLGRLVLRLLDSSDGSITFEGKEISTLSPRAVRGLRQRMQMVFQDPYGSLDPRMTAGDIIAEPLLVHGTPKHEIGGLVRDAMRQVGLSVAMASRYPHEFSGGQRQRIGIARAIVLRPSLLVLDEPVSALDVSVQAQILNLLRDLQRKLGLAYLFIAHDLSVVRHVSDRVAVMYLGRIIEIAARDHLYENPRHPYTISLLSAVPVADPVKERSRTRILMHGEIGSAAAMPTGCSFHKRCFRARLISARPGVEPTVTSDGGTVPRICASEVPALRAQPGRTHAVACHFADDTPPPSVEH
- a CDS encoding cupin domain-containing protein → MTERVAIRADTAPQRGISSSYPAVFAARMAGRVKRPLGDLFGLRNFGVNLTVLEPGAVSALHHAHSQQDEFVFILEGEAVLVSGEEEVVVLRAGYCAGFPAGGAAHHLENRSAGPVRYLEVGDRTEGDGVVYPLDDLLALREDGRWRYRHKDGPPY